CGCCCGGCTCCAGGAGCGGCTGGCGGAGATGCCCGTCTCCCCGCGTTCCGGGGCCGACGGCCCCCGGCGGTTCCCGTCCTCCCGGGACGGCCGTTCGGCGGACCGCCACCGGGACACCGTCGGCGGGAGCTGAGCCCCGGGCACGTCCGGGGCCCGGGGACCGGGCGGACGGGGCGGGGCTCAGCGGCGCAGCGCCCAGCGCTGCACCGACTCCAGCGGGCCGTGGCCGAAGCGCCGCAGCCACCAGCTCGCGCCCGCCATCAGCACCGCGCACACCGCGGCCCACAGACCGATCACCCACCAGGGCTGCCACCGGTCGCCGAGCCGGTGGGTGAGGCCGAGCCCGAAGCCGTAGGCGACGAGCACGCACAGCACGTTCTGGAGGACATAGCCGGACAGCGCGGCCCTGCCGACGTTCGCGAGGCCGCGGGTCAGCGGTCCCGTTCCCCCGATCCGGTCGAGGAGCACACCGGTCAGCCCGATATAGCCGAGGGCGGTCAGCGGCCCGCCGACATACCGGTCCAGCAGGAACAGCTCGCTGCCGACGAGCGAGGCGGCGACGCTGATCGGCAGGCCGAGGCCGAGCCCCCACCGCAGCAGCCGGGTCCGTATCCGCCGTCCGGTCGCGTCCTGGCCGAACGCGCCCGCGCGGAACAGCCGTACGCCCAGCAGGAAGAGGAAGACGAGGAGGGCGAAGGTGAGGATCGGCTCCAGCCGCAGGGCGAGGGCGTTCTCCAGCCGGAAGACGATCTGCTCGCCCCAGCTCCCGTGCGCGTAGAGGTCCCGCACCGCGCGGGAGGGGGTGTCGCCGCCCTGGTCACCGGCGGCCACGAGCGCGGTGGTCAGCAGCGCCATCAGGGTCAGGTGCACGCCCAGGGCCCACCACATGACCCGGTTCCGGGCCCGCCGGGAACGGGTCAGGAGCCAGGCCACGAGCAGTGCGGTGACCGCGTATCCCATCAGGACGTCCCAGGCGAAGACGAGGACGAAGTGGACGACTCCTTCGCCGAGGAGGAACAGGGCCCGCCGGGGGTAGCGGCCGGGCCAGGGGAGGCCGCGCCGGGCGGCGGAGGCGTGCTGGATGGCGAGGCCGACGCCGAACAGGAGGGTCAGCAGGGCGAGGAACTTGCCGTTGGCGAGCAGTCGCAGAACGCTGCCGACCGTGTCGGGGAAGGAGGCGAAGGAGGGCGCGACGGTGTCGCCGATCAGGACGCCCCACTCGGCTCCGGGGCTGGTGAAGATCCATACATTGGTCAGGAGGGTGCCGAGGATCGCCGCTCCGCGCAGGACGTCCAGCAGGGGCAGCCGGGTCGGGGCGGGGTCGGCGGCGGTGGGGGAGGAAGCCAGGGTCCGGGTCACGTCCCCATGGTCCCGGTGGCCTTCCGCGGTCTCGTCATGACCGCGGACGAGAGTCCGCTCCTCCGAAAGATGCAGCCGTCCCGCTCCGCTCCCTCCGCAGGACCGAGGAGGCCAGGAGAGGGTTGGGCCCGCTGTCGAGTACCCGTTCGGTCCTCGGGTCCTGTGTTCCCCCGGCGTCGGGGGCGTGTGACCCCGGCTCGTACGGGCGGCGGGCGCTCCCCGAGTGCTGCTATTGACGCCCTTATGGGGCCTTCGCGCCTTCCGTGGCTTCTGGGCGACTGTCAAGAATGTCTCTGTCGTCCCTTCCGTCCGGTGCGCGAGTTTCGGGGTCTCCGGCGCTCCCGGGTGCCGTCCGGTGTTTCCGGCGCGGTCCGGCGTTTCTCCCGGCGTTTCTTCCGGTGCGGAGGGGGCCGCTGTCGGCGCGTCAGTTCACGGCCGCCCGGGGTCCACCCCGGGCGCCATCCGAGAGGATTGTCATGCGCAAAGCAAAAAGGACCTTGATCGGCGCTCTCGCCGCCGCCGCTCTGACCCTCACCACCCTGGGCATGTCCCAGGCCCAGGCGACAGGAGGGGAGAAGTCCCGTGAACCGCTCGGGGCGAGCACCACCAGAAGCCCGGGCCCGGCACCCGACGCGGCGGCCCCGGCGGCTCTCGCCGCACCCGGGGCCGCCGGGGCCCTGGACATGATCCAGCGCAGAATCGCCGCCTATGTCGAGGCCCACGGCACCCAGTACGGCTTCGGCAGCTACGTCGACGGCACCAGCGGGCAGATCGTCCTCCAGACCGACGCGCCCGAGCATGTCGTCGCCGAACTGACCGCGCTGCCCGGCGCGTCCGCCGCCGAGAGCGCCGCCGTCGAGGCGATCCGGCTGGTCGGCGAGGCGCCGTCCGACAACTTCGGCCGACGGGACGACTCCCCGCCCTTCTACGGCGGCGGCGGCCTCGCGGCGGCCGGTTTCCTCTGTTCCTCCGGCTACGCCGTCACCAACGCGGCGGGCACCTCGTTCATGAGCACCGCCGGACACTGCTGGGCCAACGGCACCACCGTCACCACCGAGTCGGGCCGCTACACCTACGGCACCGTCTCCAACCGGCATCTGCCCCCCGTCACCGGTGACGCGATCGACGTGGAGCTGATCGGCGGCCAGTCCTACGCGGGCCGCACCTTCACCGGCGGCGTCGACAGCAGCACCAGCATCCCCGTGGTCTCCGCCGGATCGGCGTCCGTCGGCTACAACGACTACTGCCACAGCGGCCGGACCACCGGTGAGAACTGCGGCCACACCGCCACCAGCATCACCGGCCAGGTGTGCACCCAGACCGGCTGTAAGAGCCCCGTCATCGTCTACACCGGCGGCACCATCTCGCAGCCGGGCGACTCCGGGGGCACCTTCTACGCGAAGAACAGCTCCGGCTCGTACATCCGGGGCCATGTCATCGCGGGCAGCAGCACCACCGGATACGCCGAGCCCTGGACCGAGGTCGCCCGGGTGCTCGGGGTCTCCATCGTGACCGGCTGACCGGCTGACCGGCTGACCCGGGCCCGCCCGGTCGTCCACGGCGGCCGGGCGGCACGGCGGACCGCCCCTTCCTCCCGGGGGAGGGCCGGCCCGTCCGGCCGCCGCCATGGGAACTCGCCATGGGAACTCGCCATGGGAACACGTCAGGGAAACACCGCAGCGGGGACGCCGACCGCACGGGGTCTGTCGAACGGACGCTGTCACACGAACTGAACGTAGCCAATCGGCGTTATCACCCGTGTCGGTGACCCTCGGTGTGTGCAGAGGGCGCCCGCCCCGTGTGCGCGGGACGGTGGGCGAATGCGCCATCGGAACACTCTTCCCGCCCTCCTCGCCACCGCCGTGCTCGGTCTCACCGGGTGTGTGTCGGTGAAGCCCGCGCCTGCGGCGGGGCCGGAGGCTCCGCGACCGGTTCCGGCGGGGCACCGGTCCGACCTTCCGGAGCCGGCGGAGCAGCCCCGGCGCACGGCGTCGCCCGCGCCCGGGACACCGGCTCCGCCGGCCGTCGCGCCGGACCTCCCCGCGCCCCGGACCACCACCGGCGGCGGCCCGCCGCCCCGGCGCGAGCCCGAGCCGCCCGTGGCCGGGATCCCGCACCTCGCGTCCGACCTGCCCGCCCGGCAGCCCGCCGCGCCCGC
The nucleotide sequence above comes from Streptomyces clavuligerus. Encoded proteins:
- a CDS encoding DUF418 domain-containing protein, yielding MTRTLASSPTAADPAPTRLPLLDVLRGAAILGTLLTNVWIFTSPGAEWGVLIGDTVAPSFASFPDTVGSVLRLLANGKFLALLTLLFGVGLAIQHASAARRGLPWPGRYPRRALFLLGEGVVHFVLVFAWDVLMGYAVTALLVAWLLTRSRRARNRVMWWALGVHLTLMALLTTALVAAGDQGGDTPSRAVRDLYAHGSWGEQIVFRLENALALRLEPILTFALLVFLFLLGVRLFRAGAFGQDATGRRIRTRLLRWGLGLGLPISVAASLVGSELFLLDRYVGGPLTALGYIGLTGVLLDRIGGTGPLTRGLANVGRAALSGYVLQNVLCVLVAYGFGLGLTHRLGDRWQPWWVIGLWAAVCAVLMAGASWWLRRFGHGPLESVQRWALRR